A genomic stretch from Desulfotignum balticum DSM 7044 includes:
- a CDS encoding epoxyqueuosine reductase: protein MMPDSITPDDIRKMIETYVQDYSKTHQVPDYWRKPLAAFAKADDRFEVLPEIAAPDHAFPEELLPGGRSVIVFFVPFNKALAKENHDGDRPCRNWGLAYQTTNTLINRLCERLQQFLEDRGYACALVPATHNFDHEKLMARWSHKHLGYLAGLGRFGVNAQLITPAGCTGRLGSLVTDADLGDSPVVQNKELCLHKNGQACLMCVNRCPVGAVSPETGIDRKKCWERLKENLAVLDTFKDMDPSTHVCAKCQVLLPCSLKAPSVSGAKVGRSDVRGIPAGTGL, encoded by the coding sequence ATGATGCCGGATTCGATCACACCGGATGATATCAGAAAAATGATTGAAACCTATGTTCAGGATTATTCAAAAACACACCAGGTACCGGATTATTGGCGAAAGCCTTTGGCCGCCTTTGCAAAGGCGGATGACCGGTTTGAGGTTCTGCCGGAAATTGCGGCCCCGGATCATGCCTTTCCTGAAGAACTGCTGCCCGGCGGCCGTAGTGTGATCGTGTTTTTTGTGCCGTTCAACAAAGCCCTGGCCAAAGAAAACCATGACGGCGACAGGCCGTGCCGGAACTGGGGCCTGGCTTATCAGACCACCAATACGTTGATCAACCGCTTATGTGAACGTCTCCAGCAGTTTCTGGAGGACCGGGGATATGCCTGTGCCTTGGTGCCTGCCACCCATAATTTTGACCATGAAAAACTGATGGCGCGCTGGTCCCACAAACACCTGGGATATCTTGCCGGGCTGGGACGGTTCGGGGTGAACGCCCAGCTCATTACCCCGGCCGGGTGTACCGGGCGCCTGGGAAGCCTGGTCACGGATGCAGATCTCGGCGACAGCCCGGTGGTGCAAAACAAGGAACTCTGCCTGCATAAAAACGGGCAGGCGTGTCTCATGTGCGTGAATCGCTGTCCCGTGGGGGCCGTGTCCCCGGAAACCGGCATTGACCGGAAAAAATGCTGGGAACGGCTCAAAGAGAACCTGGCCGTCCTGGATACGTTCAAAGACATGGATCCTTCCACCCATGTGTGCGCCAAATGTCAGGTGCTGCTTCCCTGCAGCCTCAAAGCCCCGTCTGTTTCCGGTGCAAAGGTTGGCAGATCCGATGTCCGGGGGATCCCAGCGGGTACCGGACTCTGA
- a CDS encoding molybdopterin-dependent oxidoreductase: MSRKDGVKIIKTTTWSPGPGCHGGCGVLVHVKDNKVIKVEGDPDHPWNQGRLCSRCLSMTQYMYHPDRLKTPLKRVGKKGEGKFTPISWDEAFDLIEEKMKKIREDHGPESVIFHQGTGRDIGGWISMLAYAYGSPNWMFGLSGISCYTPRLMMMSITQGDFAVVDASQWHEKRYDDPKYKIPETVTIWGQNLPATCPDGFFGHWYVDLMKRGTQLMVIDPRCTWIASRAKLWLQLRPGTDAALALGFIHVILKENLWDQAFVEKWTNAPFLVMEKDAGPLLLRESHIRSGGSDENFVVHDAASGDFVVWDSNDQSYKKPDTAPSLTGAFSVTLADGSLATVKTVWTRYEENAADYTPEKVSEITWVPADKIVQGARMYAKSAPSALHWGLPIDTIPSTIPTSQAINHLWCMTGNLDIPGGNAIARYACDVVTYPYHSGGAILSLPEEVAKKRIGMNDYGPIKDFRAWAQPDKVLEQIFSGDPYAIKGMWIQTANPIACTGMEPGKWRDAIKKLDFTVCVDLFMTPTAMLCDVILPAASFLEKDSLKAWWVPLQAIKKTVAVGECKSDIEINLELSKRFMKDFPYESVHDLFDSLLASSGMTYKDLQEKTWIMPPDGHPSKPYSRHEKGLLRPDGKPGFRTPSGKVELYSSWLEKWELAPMPYHEEPPYSPVSTPDLFKKYPLILCTGRRMGPFFHSEHRQIPWLREQQKEPVLEIHPDTAEKLGIHNGEKVCVENWLGKITVTAMTTPIIHPDVVMAEHGWWFPEKQGAEPSLFGVWDVNVNQLIPMSNEGKGGLGAPIKSMLCRVYKAKG, from the coding sequence ATGAGCCGGAAAGATGGGGTTAAGATTATTAAAACCACCACGTGGTCGCCGGGACCGGGATGTCACGGCGGATGCGGGGTCCTGGTCCATGTCAAGGACAACAAGGTCATTAAAGTGGAAGGGGACCCGGACCATCCCTGGAACCAGGGCCGCTTGTGTTCCCGGTGCCTGTCCATGACCCAGTACATGTATCACCCGGATCGCCTGAAAACCCCTTTGAAACGGGTGGGGAAAAAAGGGGAGGGAAAGTTCACGCCCATTTCCTGGGACGAGGCCTTTGACCTGATCGAAGAAAAAATGAAAAAAATCCGGGAAGATCACGGGCCTGAATCCGTGATCTTCCACCAGGGCACGGGCCGGGATATCGGGGGGTGGATCTCCATGCTGGCCTATGCCTATGGCAGTCCCAACTGGATGTTCGGGCTTTCCGGGATCTCCTGCTATACCCCCCGGCTGATGATGATGTCCATCACCCAGGGGGATTTTGCCGTGGTGGACGCGTCCCAGTGGCATGAAAAACGGTATGATGATCCAAAATACAAGATCCCGGAAACCGTGACCATCTGGGGCCAGAACCTGCCGGCCACCTGTCCGGACGGATTTTTTGGACACTGGTATGTGGATCTGATGAAACGAGGCACCCAGCTGATGGTGATCGATCCCCGGTGCACCTGGATCGCGTCCCGGGCCAAATTGTGGCTCCAGCTGCGGCCGGGCACGGATGCGGCCCTGGCCCTGGGGTTTATCCACGTGATCTTGAAGGAAAACCTCTGGGATCAGGCGTTTGTGGAAAAATGGACCAATGCCCCGTTCCTGGTCATGGAAAAGGATGCAGGACCTTTACTGCTGCGGGAAAGCCATATCCGGTCCGGCGGATCAGATGAGAATTTCGTGGTGCATGATGCCGCCTCGGGCGACTTTGTGGTGTGGGATTCCAACGATCAGTCTTATAAAAAGCCGGACACAGCGCCGTCTTTGACGGGTGCGTTCAGTGTGACCCTGGCGGACGGATCTTTGGCAACCGTTAAAACCGTCTGGACCCGGTATGAGGAAAACGCGGCGGATTACACCCCTGAAAAAGTGTCGGAAATCACCTGGGTGCCGGCGGACAAAATCGTTCAAGGGGCCCGGATGTATGCGAAAAGCGCGCCGTCCGCCCTGCACTGGGGGCTTCCCATTGACACCATTCCCTCCACCATTCCCACGTCCCAGGCCATCAACCATCTGTGGTGCATGACCGGGAACCTGGATATCCCCGGCGGCAATGCCATTGCCCGGTATGCCTGTGATGTGGTGACCTATCCCTACCATTCCGGGGGCGCGATTTTAAGTCTGCCCGAAGAGGTGGCCAAAAAGCGCATCGGCATGAACGACTACGGTCCTATCAAGGATTTCAGGGCCTGGGCCCAGCCGGACAAAGTGCTGGAACAGATCTTTTCCGGCGATCCCTATGCGATCAAGGGCATGTGGATCCAGACGGCCAACCCCATTGCCTGCACGGGCATGGAACCCGGCAAATGGCGGGATGCCATCAAAAAACTGGATTTCACCGTGTGCGTAGATCTTTTCATGACGCCGACGGCCATGCTGTGCGACGTGATCCTGCCCGCGGCCAGTTTCCTGGAAAAAGATTCCCTTAAAGCCTGGTGGGTCCCGCTCCAGGCCATCAAGAAAACCGTGGCTGTGGGGGAATGCAAGTCGGATATCGAGATCAACCTGGAGCTTTCCAAGCGGTTCATGAAGGATTTTCCCTATGAATCGGTCCATGATCTGTTTGACAGCCTGCTGGCGTCCTCGGGCATGACCTATAAGGATTTGCAGGAAAAAACCTGGATCATGCCGCCGGACGGCCATCCCAGCAAACCCTATTCCCGGCATGAAAAAGGACTGCTGCGGCCGGACGGCAAACCCGGATTCAGAACCCCTTCCGGAAAAGTGGAACTGTATTCTTCATGGCTGGAAAAATGGGAACTTGCCCCCATGCCATACCATGAAGAACCGCCCTACAGCCCGGTCAGCACCCCGGATCTTTTCAAAAAATATCCCTTGATTCTGTGCACGGGCCGGCGGATGGGGCCTTTTTTCCATTCGGAACACCGGCAGATTCCCTGGCTCAGAGAACAGCAGAAAGAGCCCGTGCTGGAAATCCATCCCGATACCGCGGAAAAACTGGGCATCCATAACGGGGAAAAAGTGTGCGTGGAAAACTGGCTGGGAAAAATCACGGTCACGGCCATGACCACCCCCATCATCCATCCGGATGTGGTCATGGCCGAGCATGGGTGGTGGTTTCCGGAAAAACAAGGGGCAGAACCTTCTTTGTTCGGGGTGTGGGATGTCAACGTCAACCAGCTCATTCCCATGTCCAATGAAGGCAAAGGCGGGCTGGGCGCGCCCATTAAAAGCATGCTGTGCCGGGTATACAAGGCGAAAGGATAA
- a CDS encoding NAD(P)/FAD-dependent oxidoreductase — protein sequence MIQTDVIIVGGGPAGSACAARLKKTGMDVRILDKQRFPRKKLCAGWISPGVFDDLGYDPDTYPHALTRIHGIHFHLFQVPLPVRTHQYAIRRIEFDHWLLQKAGVPVHTHAVKKIQRIRSGYVIDDQFECRYLVGAGGTHCPVRRTFMEPVPSRPETARIAAVEKEFQGFQRVRKCHIWYLEKGLPGYAWYLPKKGGWINIGIGGKQHGLTARKTTIMDHWRTFVARLMDKGFLDQSPGNPSGHTYYLRHTPYHRQTLENSMPDNLFVIGDAAGLSTLDMGEGIHAAVQSGIAAADAIIAGRPMQVSHISRFSLPGLVKSGFRSA from the coding sequence ATGATTCAGACGGATGTGATCATTGTGGGCGGGGGCCCGGCCGGATCCGCCTGTGCGGCCCGTCTCAAAAAAACCGGAATGGATGTCAGGATACTGGACAAACAAAGGTTTCCCAGGAAAAAACTGTGTGCCGGATGGATCTCACCCGGGGTGTTTGATGACCTGGGATACGACCCTGATACCTATCCCCACGCCTTGACCCGGATCCACGGGATTCACTTTCACCTGTTTCAGGTTCCTTTGCCCGTGCGAACGCACCAGTATGCAATCCGGCGCATCGAGTTCGACCACTGGCTGCTCCAGAAGGCCGGGGTGCCCGTGCACACCCATGCCGTAAAAAAAATTCAAAGAATCCGGTCCGGGTATGTCATCGATGACCAGTTTGAATGCCGGTACCTGGTCGGGGCCGGCGGCACCCATTGCCCGGTGCGGCGCACTTTTATGGAACCTGTGCCGTCCCGTCCGGAAACCGCCCGCATCGCCGCCGTGGAAAAAGAGTTTCAAGGCTTTCAACGGGTCCGGAAGTGTCATATCTGGTATCTGGAAAAAGGCCTGCCCGGATATGCGTGGTACCTGCCCAAAAAAGGCGGGTGGATCAACATCGGCATCGGCGGCAAACAGCACGGCCTGACCGCCCGGAAAACCACCATCATGGATCACTGGCGCACATTTGTGGCCCGCCTGATGGATAAAGGCTTTCTGGACCAATCCCCGGGCAATCCCTCCGGGCATACCTATTATCTGCGGCATACACCTTATCACCGGCAAACTTTGGAAAACAGCATGCCGGACAATCTGTTTGTCATCGGCGATGCTGCCGGCCTGTCCACCCTGGACATGGGGGAAGGCATCCATGCGGCCGTCCAGAGCGGCATTGCCGCGGCTGACGCCATTATTGCCGGCCGTCCCATGCAGGTGAGCCACATCTCCCGGTTCAGCCTGCCGGGCCTGGTGAAGTCCGGATTCCGTTCCGCTTAA
- a CDS encoding 4Fe-4S dicluster domain-containing protein, with translation MSEYAMLIDYEYCTGCKSCEVACKQEYHRPAGRAGGVEVQEFIHRLPNDQLFITYIPTFTRACVFCAGRVKQGMAPACVKHCMANILTFGKLEDLQQQIPEKRKAILWTKG, from the coding sequence ATGTCAGAATATGCAATGCTCATCGATTATGAATACTGCACGGGGTGCAAAAGCTGCGAAGTGGCCTGCAAGCAGGAATACCATCGACCGGCGGGGCGGGCCGGCGGAGTGGAAGTCCAGGAATTCATCCACCGGCTGCCCAATGACCAGCTGTTTATCACCTATATTCCCACCTTCACCCGGGCGTGCGTGTTTTGTGCGGGCCGGGTGAAGCAGGGCATGGCGCCCGCATGTGTCAAACACTGCATGGCCAACATCCTGACTTTTGGAAAACTCGAAGATCTGCAACAGCAGATTCCGGAGAAACGCAAAGCGATCCTCTGGACCAAAGGTTAA
- a CDS encoding efflux transporter outer membrane subunit, whose translation MKQHTVFFPQKILSILCRLIVISVLLAGCNTAVGPEYQSPSPQLPETWQITETADNLSSFEPTALFDEWWRVFDDPDLTRLVADVKEQNRDLAAATARLDSYAAAYGVARSGLMPMINAQGGISRERESERVRNPANQSIAGNPTWMYQAGFVMSWEIDVWHKIRRSMEAARGEWDASIQDRRNLMVLLQAQAASEYILLRTAQQRYEFAQKNVTLQKETLELVQDRFDAGLTGELDVHQAKMNLASTRARLPALKTQQTEALNALSLLTGRLPGELNQLLAPKWIPMASALPEMLPAELVRNRPDIRAAERLLAAQTARIGVANADFYPALTLDGLFSLVSTDSGEFFSSAAQKYSIGPSFTWPVFTGGLIKSRVQMEQAATKAALARYEQTVLTAFRECEDALAAYINEGDTLTALNQAVASTQKSVELSQSLYITGLVNFQNVLDMQRQLASFQDQLAQSMGQSAVGLVAVYKAFGGGWEPETDRLTP comes from the coding sequence ATGAAACAGCACACCGTCTTTTTTCCACAGAAAATCCTTTCCATTCTTTGCCGCCTGATTGTCATCTCCGTGCTTCTGGCAGGCTGCAACACGGCTGTGGGACCTGAATATCAGTCTCCTTCCCCGCAGTTGCCCGAAACCTGGCAGATCACTGAAACGGCAGACAATCTATCTTCGTTCGAGCCCACCGCCCTGTTTGATGAATGGTGGCGCGTATTTGATGATCCGGACCTGACCCGGCTGGTGGCGGATGTGAAAGAACAGAACCGGGACCTGGCCGCGGCAACGGCCCGGCTGGACAGTTATGCCGCCGCCTATGGCGTGGCCCGGTCCGGACTGATGCCCATGATCAACGCCCAGGGCGGCATCAGCCGGGAGCGGGAATCCGAACGGGTCCGCAATCCCGCCAACCAGTCCATTGCCGGGAATCCCACCTGGATGTACCAGGCCGGTTTTGTCATGTCCTGGGAAATCGATGTGTGGCACAAAATCCGCCGGAGCATGGAAGCGGCCCGGGGGGAGTGGGACGCATCCATCCAAGACCGCCGCAATCTCATGGTGCTGCTCCAGGCCCAGGCCGCCTCCGAATATATCCTGCTGCGCACGGCCCAGCAGCGGTACGAATTTGCCCAGAAAAACGTGACCCTTCAGAAAGAAACCCTGGAACTGGTTCAGGACCGGTTTGATGCCGGGTTGACCGGTGAACTGGACGTGCACCAGGCGAAAATGAACCTGGCCTCCACAAGGGCCCGGCTGCCGGCCCTTAAAACCCAGCAGACCGAAGCCTTGAACGCGCTCAGCCTGCTGACAGGGCGCCTGCCCGGTGAACTCAACCAGTTGCTGGCCCCGAAATGGATTCCCATGGCGTCTGCGCTGCCTGAAATGCTGCCGGCGGAACTGGTGCGCAACCGCCCGGATATCCGGGCTGCTGAACGTCTGCTGGCGGCCCAGACCGCCAGAATCGGCGTGGCCAACGCGGATTTTTACCCGGCTTTGACCCTGGACGGCCTGTTTTCCCTGGTGTCCACGGATTCCGGGGAGTTCTTTTCGTCTGCCGCGCAAAAATACAGTATCGGCCCCTCTTTCACCTGGCCGGTCTTCACCGGCGGGTTGATCAAAAGCCGGGTTCAGATGGAACAAGCCGCCACAAAGGCCGCCCTGGCCCGGTATGAACAAACCGTGCTCACGGCGTTCCGGGAGTGCGAAGACGCTTTGGCCGCCTATATCAATGAAGGCGACACACTGACCGCGCTGAACCAGGCCGTCGCATCCACCCAAAAGTCGGTGGAACTGTCCCAGTCCCTGTATATCACAGGTCTTGTCAATTTTCAGAACGTCCTGGACATGCAGCGCCAGCTCGCATCTTTTCAGGACCAGCTGGCCCAGTCCATGGGTCAGTCCGCTGTCGGACTGGTGGCTGTTTACAAAGCATTCGGCGGCGGATGGGAACCTGAAACAGATCGTCTGACGCCATAA
- the cfa gene encoding cyclopropane fatty acyl phospholipid synthase: protein MKLGQARELFSEMMNHAGIRVNGDRPFDIRIKNDQFFQRVTSSPALGLGESYMDGWWDCPAPDQFIEKVLRANLLKQIKQDRITAWNALMAKIFNLQTIKRAFTVGKQHYDIGNDLYQMMLGKRMQYTCGYWKDARNLDEAQEAKLEMICRKLALAPGMNVLELGCGFGGFARYAAEKYQVSVTGFTVSKKQAEFGREYCKDLPVDIRLDDYRNARGTYDRILSIGLMEHVGFKNYRTYMELTRNLLKKDGIAFVHTIGGNITTRICNPWTAKYIFPNSVLPSISELGRAMEGLFVLEDCHNFGEDYDKTLMAWYDNFKAAWPKLKNRYDDRFFRMWEYYLLSSAGGFRARSMQLWQMVLTRPGRPKPDCRIS, encoded by the coding sequence ATGAAGTTGGGACAGGCCAGAGAATTATTTTCAGAGATGATGAATCATGCCGGCATCCGAGTGAATGGGGACCGGCCGTTTGATATCCGGATCAAAAACGATCAATTTTTCCAGCGGGTGACGTCATCCCCGGCTTTGGGTCTGGGTGAGTCTTATATGGATGGCTGGTGGGATTGTCCGGCACCGGATCAGTTCATTGAAAAAGTGCTTCGGGCCAATCTTCTCAAACAGATCAAACAGGACCGGATCACGGCCTGGAACGCCCTGATGGCAAAGATTTTCAATCTCCAGACCATTAAACGGGCATTTACCGTGGGCAAACAGCATTATGATATCGGCAATGATCTGTATCAAATGATGCTGGGCAAACGGATGCAGTATACCTGCGGGTACTGGAAAGACGCCCGGAACCTGGACGAGGCCCAGGAGGCCAAACTGGAAATGATCTGCCGGAAACTGGCACTGGCACCGGGAATGAATGTTCTGGAACTCGGGTGCGGGTTCGGCGGATTTGCCCGGTATGCGGCTGAAAAATATCAGGTGTCCGTGACCGGGTTCACCGTGTCGAAAAAACAGGCGGAATTCGGCCGGGAATACTGCAAAGACCTGCCCGTGGATATCCGGCTGGATGATTACCGCAATGCCAGAGGCACTTATGACCGCATCCTGTCCATCGGCCTGATGGAGCATGTGGGATTTAAAAACTACCGGACCTATATGGAACTGACCCGCAACCTGCTTAAAAAAGACGGCATCGCGTTCGTGCATACCATCGGCGGAAATATCACCACCCGGATCTGCAATCCCTGGACGGCCAAATACATTTTTCCCAATTCCGTGCTGCCGTCCATTTCCGAACTGGGAAGAGCCATGGAAGGGCTGTTTGTCCTGGAAGACTGCCACAATTTCGGGGAAGATTATGACAAAACCCTGATGGCCTGGTATGACAACTTCAAGGCGGCCTGGCCCAAGCTCAAAAACCGGTATGACGACCGGTTTTTTCGGATGTGGGAATATTACCTGCTCAGTTCCGCCGGCGGGTTCCGGGCACGGTCCATGCAGCTGTGGCAGATGGTGCTGACCCGGCCCGGCCGGCCGAAACCAGACTGCCGGATCTCGTGA
- the prxU gene encoding thioredoxin-dependent peroxiredoxin (Most members of this family contain a selenocysteine.), with amino-acid sequence MAEKPAVGCKRPSAKIQKPPEETTPPETVTEKKEYAMIQIGQKAPDFAAPAYYNNDFTTIQLSDYLGKWVVLCFYPGDFTFVUATEISAVAEKNAEFEKLGVQVLSVSVDSMFVHKMWVDKELSKMVTAKTVPFPMLSDGGGSIGRIYGVYDQEEGVDIRGRFLIDPDGVVQAYEMVAPPVGRNIPETLRQIQAFQLVREGKGTKATPSGWQPGKTVLEPGPDLVGNVWKVWTVDKAFD; translated from the coding sequence ATGGCAGAAAAACCTGCTGTGGGATGCAAACGTCCTTCAGCCAAAATTCAGAAACCGCCTGAAGAAACCACTCCACCTGAAACCGTTACAGAAAAAAAGGAATACGCCATGATTCAGATCGGACAGAAAGCACCGGATTTCGCTGCACCCGCCTATTACAACAATGACTTCACAACCATTCAACTGTCGGATTACCTGGGAAAATGGGTGGTCCTGTGCTTTTATCCCGGTGATTTCACCTTTGTCTGAGCCACGGAAATCTCGGCGGTCGCCGAGAAAAATGCAGAATTCGAAAAATTGGGTGTCCAGGTGCTGTCCGTGAGTGTGGACAGCATGTTTGTCCACAAAATGTGGGTGGACAAGGAACTGTCCAAAATGGTCACGGCCAAGACCGTGCCGTTCCCCATGCTGTCGGATGGCGGCGGCAGTATCGGCAGAATCTACGGGGTATATGACCAAGAAGAAGGCGTGGACATCCGGGGCCGTTTTTTGATCGATCCGGATGGTGTTGTTCAGGCCTATGAAATGGTGGCCCCGCCCGTGGGACGCAATATTCCCGAAACCCTGCGCCAGATTCAGGCATTCCAGCTGGTCCGGGAAGGCAAAGGCACCAAAGCGACCCCGTCCGGGTGGCAACCGGGTAAAACCGTTCTGGAACCCGGACCCGACCTGGTGGGCAATGTCTGGAAAGTGTGGACGGTCGACAAAGCGTTTGATTGA
- a CDS encoding IclR family transcriptional regulator, giving the protein MDQKKRITPARPLSPAVSQAAQLLLYLGSQPGTDMTLTRICEAVGIHKSKGYSILNSLSEYGFVVRDEISKTYSLGPAVIPLGARAIDNLDIHAAARGHLQALADETAGTVLLGIVSNDRFYVVGKYDGNAMVSLTIRQNQCFHITHGAHGKAIVAAMDDETREKILTSQPLHFYGENTRADRARLEAEFVRCRENGYAVDNESMTPGIRAVAAPVFDHKNTVFAGVVLAGMFGQDEIPAMGEKVAAMGRWISRQAGASI; this is encoded by the coding sequence ATGGATCAAAAAAAGAGAATCACGCCTGCCCGGCCTTTGTCCCCGGCGGTGAGTCAGGCGGCCCAGCTCCTTTTGTACCTGGGCAGCCAACCGGGAACGGACATGACCCTGACCCGGATCTGTGAGGCCGTCGGCATTCACAAAAGCAAAGGGTATTCCATATTGAATTCATTGAGTGAATACGGGTTTGTCGTCCGGGATGAAATCAGCAAGACGTATTCACTGGGGCCTGCCGTGATTCCCTTGGGAGCCAGGGCGATTGACAACCTGGATATCCATGCGGCAGCCAGGGGCCATCTCCAGGCCCTGGCTGATGAAACCGCCGGCACAGTGCTGCTGGGCATTGTTTCAAACGACCGGTTTTACGTGGTCGGGAAATATGACGGCAATGCAATGGTGTCTTTGACCATTCGCCAGAACCAGTGTTTTCACATCACCCACGGGGCCCATGGCAAGGCCATTGTGGCGGCCATGGATGATGAAACCAGAGAAAAGATTCTGACATCACAGCCCCTGCATTTTTACGGGGAAAACACCCGGGCGGACCGGGCCCGGCTGGAAGCGGAATTTGTCCGGTGCCGGGAAAACGGGTATGCCGTGGACAATGAATCCATGACGCCCGGGATCCGTGCCGTGGCAGCCCCGGTGTTCGATCACAAGAATACTGTTTTTGCCGGGGTGGTGCTTGCGGGGATGTTTGGACAAGATGAAATTCCGGCCATGGGAGAAAAGGTCGCGGCCATGGGCCGGTGGATCTCCCGCCAGGCCGGTGCATCCATATAA